From the genome of Sphingomonas sp. HMP6, one region includes:
- a CDS encoding glycoside hydrolase family 130 protein, whose product MPDVTAVLDHYDILLRPDPARTVVRPFGLEYPERFRVAGHSRVQAIIDRVLSLNENALAAELVQIVQSLDERHRDVDAMLLRRYDDIAASLPAPLATREDQRRLIGAYFSEEFSYEAAALFNPSAVLAPDQSNAPDGGVRFVLSLRGIGEGHVSSVAFRTGSWTPGQAFALDPPSHVAVPPIIDGNSVAAGAVVRLHCGGAHEISETVLFPMLPSQHQGIEDVRMVLFTEDDGSTMYHATYTAFSGADARPELLSGKDFHSFEMRALTGDAAGAKGMALFPRRIGGQYVMLGRQDSESIWLHRSDDILHWEGGGKIVSPRYPWEFVQMGNCGSPIEVDEGWLVFTHGVGTVRNYCVGACLLDKDDPSKLLARTPEPILRPSPGERDGYVPNVVYSCGALAVGRDVLLPFGVADNFTGFASTTVDRLLAVME is encoded by the coding sequence ATGCCAGACGTCACTGCGGTACTCGATCATTACGATATCCTTCTGCGGCCCGATCCGGCGCGCACCGTTGTGCGGCCGTTCGGGCTCGAATACCCCGAGAGATTCCGTGTTGCCGGGCATAGCCGCGTTCAGGCGATCATCGATCGGGTCTTGTCGCTGAATGAAAACGCGCTCGCCGCCGAACTGGTGCAGATTGTGCAGTCGCTCGACGAACGGCACCGCGACGTCGATGCCATGCTGCTCCGGCGCTATGATGATATTGCCGCCAGCCTGCCTGCGCCACTGGCCACGCGCGAGGACCAGCGCCGTCTCATCGGCGCCTATTTCAGCGAGGAATTCTCCTACGAAGCGGCCGCGCTGTTCAACCCCAGCGCTGTCCTTGCCCCTGACCAATCGAATGCGCCCGACGGCGGCGTGCGCTTCGTTCTTTCGCTGCGCGGTATCGGCGAAGGGCATGTCTCCTCGGTCGCATTTCGGACCGGCAGCTGGACCCCTGGGCAAGCGTTCGCGCTGGATCCCCCCAGCCACGTCGCGGTACCGCCGATCATCGATGGGAATAGCGTCGCTGCCGGCGCGGTCGTCCGCCTTCACTGCGGCGGCGCACATGAGATTTCGGAGACGGTGCTGTTCCCGATGCTGCCGAGCCAGCACCAGGGGATCGAGGATGTTCGTATGGTGCTCTTTACCGAAGACGATGGCTCGACGATGTATCACGCCACCTATACCGCGTTCAGTGGCGCGGATGCACGGCCCGAGTTGCTCTCCGGCAAAGATTTTCACAGCTTCGAAATGCGTGCGCTGACGGGCGATGCGGCGGGGGCCAAGGGCATGGCGCTGTTCCCGCGCCGCATCGGCGGGCAGTATGTCATGCTCGGCCGGCAGGATAGCGAGAGCATCTGGCTGCACCGCTCCGACGACATTCTGCATTGGGAGGGCGGGGGCAAGATCGTGTCGCCGCGCTATCCGTGGGAGTTCGTCCAAATGGGCAATTGCGGGTCGCCGATCGAGGTCGATGAGGGCTGGCTGGTGTTTACCCACGGGGTCGGGACGGTGCGCAATTACTGCGTCGGCGCGTGCCTGCTCGATAAGGATGATCCGTCGAAACTGCTCGCGCGCACGCCCGAGCCGATCCTGCGGCCGAGTCCCGGTGAGCGCGACGGCTATGTCCCCAACGTCGTTTACAGTTGCGGCGCGCTCGCGGTCGGGCGCGATGTTCTGCTGCCGTTCGGGGTGGCGGACAATTTTACGGGGTTTGCCTCCACGACGGTCGATCGACTGCTCGCGGTGATGGAATAG
- a CDS encoding cytochrome P450, with translation MATLAPEAPARAIDPLDVSRPELYRDDVWQAPFRELRATAPVHRIEHSGFGPYWSVSTYKPIVHVESMPELFSSQAGGITLADFIEQDPTDVRMPMFIAMDRPKHTGQRRTVAPAFTPSEMVRMTDNIRMRTAEILDTLEWNTPFDWVDTVSVELTTQMLAILFDFPWADRRKLTFWSDWAGDIELVKSPELRLERLKHMYECGAYFQNLWDGKVGKEPTPDLISMMIHSDAMAEMDQLEFLGNLILLIVGGNDTTRNTMSAIAYGLDLFPDQRAKLEADPTLIANTVQEVIRWQTPLAHMRRTATADTVLEGQEIKAGDKLALWYLSANRDESVFPDADRIIVDRPNARRHLAFGHGIHRCVGARLAELQIAILLEEMAKRRMRVNVLGEPERVSACFVHGYRKLPVEISRY, from the coding sequence ATGGCGACGTTGGCACCCGAAGCACCCGCGCGTGCGATCGATCCGTTGGATGTAAGCCGACCCGAACTCTACCGCGACGATGTCTGGCAGGCACCTTTCCGCGAACTCCGCGCCACCGCCCCGGTCCACCGCATCGAACACTCGGGCTTCGGCCCGTATTGGTCGGTCTCGACCTACAAGCCGATCGTCCACGTCGAATCGATGCCCGAATTGTTCTCGTCGCAAGCCGGCGGCATCACGCTCGCCGATTTCATCGAGCAGGACCCGACCGACGTGCGCATGCCGATGTTCATCGCGATGGACCGGCCCAAGCACACCGGCCAGCGCCGCACCGTCGCCCCCGCTTTCACGCCGAGCGAGATGGTTCGAATGACCGACAACATCCGGATGCGCACCGCCGAGATCCTCGACACGCTGGAATGGAACACGCCGTTCGACTGGGTCGACACCGTCTCGGTCGAACTGACCACGCAAATGCTGGCGATCCTGTTCGATTTTCCGTGGGCGGACCGGCGCAAGCTGACCTTCTGGTCGGATTGGGCGGGCGATATCGAGTTGGTCAAAAGCCCGGAATTGCGGCTCGAACGCCTGAAGCACATGTACGAATGCGGGGCCTATTTCCAGAATCTGTGGGACGGCAAGGTCGGCAAGGAACCGACCCCTGACTTGATCAGCATGATGATCCATTCCGACGCAATGGCGGAAATGGACCAGCTCGAATTCCTCGGCAATTTGATCCTGCTGATCGTCGGCGGCAACGATACGACGCGCAACACGATGAGCGCGATCGCCTATGGGCTAGACCTGTTCCCCGACCAGCGCGCCAAGCTGGAGGCTGATCCGACGCTGATCGCGAACACCGTGCAGGAAGTCATCCGCTGGCAGACGCCGCTCGCCCATATGCGCCGCACCGCGACCGCCGATACGGTGCTCGAGGGGCAAGAGATTAAGGCGGGCGACAAGCTCGCACTCTGGTATCTCTCGGCCAATCGCGACGAGAGCGTCTTCCCCGATGCCGACCGCATCATCGTCGATCGCCCCAATGCCCGGCGGCACCTGGCGTTCGGCCACGGCATCCACCGCTGCGTCGGCGCGCGCCTCGCCGAGTTGCAGATCGCGATCCTGCTCGAGGAAATGGCCAAGCGCCGGATGCGCGTAAACGTGCTGGGCGAGCCTGAGCGCGTCTCGGCTTGCTTCGTCCACGGCTATCGCAAATTGCCGGTGGAAATCAGCCGCTATTGA
- a CDS encoding SDR family oxidoreductase codes for MDTTTLFRLDGRVALITGGSRGIGKMIAAGFIAQGATVYISARKADACFETAKELGEKCIALPQDVSTVAGCKALAAQLAEHTDRLDILVNNAGAAWGEPFEAFPEKGWDKVMDLNVKSPFFLTQALFEPLKKAASAGKPAKVINITSIDGQRLNPWETYSYQASKAALIYLTKRMAARLVTDHINVTSIAPGAFASEMNKAARDHGSAIAQSIPAKRIGVDEDMAGAAIYLASRAGDYVIGDTITVDGGLVHAALGTSIDA; via the coding sequence ATGGATACCACGACCTTATTCCGCCTCGACGGGCGCGTCGCTCTCATCACTGGCGGCTCGCGCGGGATCGGCAAGATGATTGCTGCGGGCTTCATCGCGCAGGGCGCGACGGTTTATATCTCCGCCCGCAAGGCCGATGCCTGCTTCGAAACCGCCAAGGAATTGGGCGAGAAGTGCATCGCGCTGCCGCAGGACGTCTCGACCGTCGCGGGCTGCAAGGCGCTCGCCGCGCAGCTTGCCGAGCATACCGACCGGCTCGACATTTTGGTCAACAATGCCGGTGCTGCGTGGGGCGAGCCGTTCGAGGCGTTCCCGGAAAAAGGCTGGGACAAGGTGATGGACCTCAACGTCAAGTCGCCTTTCTTCCTAACGCAGGCGCTGTTCGAACCGCTGAAAAAAGCTGCGAGCGCGGGCAAGCCCGCCAAGGTGATCAACATCACGTCGATCGACGGGCAGCGGCTCAATCCGTGGGAAACGTACAGCTATCAGGCGTCCAAGGCCGCGCTGATCTATCTGACCAAGCGGATGGCTGCACGATTGGTGACCGACCATATCAACGTCACCTCGATCGCGCCGGGCGCGTTTGCCAGCGAAATGAACAAGGCAGCGCGCGACCACGGATCGGCGATCGCGCAGAGCATTCCGGCCAAGCGCATCGGCGTGGACGAGGATATGGCGGGTGCCGCGATCTATCTCGCCAGCCGCGCAGGGGATTATGTGATCGGAGATACGATCACGGTCGACGGCGGGCTGGTCCACGCCGCATTGGGAACAAGCATCGACGCCTGA
- the msrB gene encoding peptide-methionine (R)-S-oxide reductase MsrB, with protein sequence MQDRRTFLTLSGLGTAAVVLFGCKGATAAAPEKFELVLSDAAWKKKLSPAAYGVLRREVTEPPFTSPLNKEHRAGTFACAGCALPLFSSKAKFESGTGWPSFWAPMANAVKTRVDSTLGFSRTEVHCRRCGGHLGHVFDDGPKPTGKRYCMNGVAMTFSAGKA encoded by the coding sequence ATGCAAGACCGCCGCACCTTTCTGACGCTGTCCGGACTCGGCACCGCCGCCGTCGTCCTGTTCGGCTGCAAAGGGGCGACTGCCGCCGCGCCCGAGAAATTCGAACTGGTGCTGAGCGATGCCGCATGGAAGAAGAAGCTTTCCCCCGCCGCTTACGGCGTGCTGCGCCGCGAAGTTACCGAACCGCCGTTCACCAGCCCGCTCAACAAGGAACACCGCGCCGGCACCTTCGCTTGCGCCGGCTGCGCGCTGCCGCTGTTTTCCTCCAAGGCCAAGTTCGAAAGTGGCACCGGCTGGCCGAGCTTTTGGGCACCGATGGCGAATGCGGTGAAGACGCGCGTCGACAGCACGCTCGGCTTTTCGCGCACCGAAGTGCATTGCCGCCGCTGCGGCGGGCATCTCGGCCATGTCTTCGATGATGGGCCGAAGCCGACGGGCAAGCGCTATTGCATGAATGGCGTGGCGATGACGTTCAGCGCCGGTAAGGCGTAG
- a CDS encoding ATP-binding cassette domain-containing protein codes for MPFDRLRANGRERFPLSNDLAVSATGLIKNFGGKRVVDGVDIAVPKGAIYGVLGPNGAGKTTTLRMLLGIIEPDGGTRTLLGHTSPRDASDRVGYLPEERGLYPAMRAKDAVAFMGALRGLDLKTGRKRAVALLEAAGLGHAVDTKIRKLSKGMAQLVQLLGSVVHQPDLLVLDEPFSGLDPVNQERLEALILAERDRGATVLFSTHVMAHAERLCDRLAIIAGGKRRFEGTVADARGMLPMRAHYVPVRDDAGVAAFLPADARHDEHGWNFEVPEGGVEQALSRLIGAGHGIAGLSIERPGLHDAFVRIVGKAALEQAQ; via the coding sequence ATGCCCTTCGACAGGCTCAGGGCGAACGGAAGAGAGAGGTTTCCCTTGAGCAACGACCTGGCGGTTTCCGCCACTGGCCTGATCAAGAATTTCGGCGGCAAGCGCGTCGTCGACGGGGTCGATATCGCGGTCCCCAAGGGAGCGATCTACGGCGTGCTCGGGCCAAATGGTGCCGGCAAGACGACGACGCTGCGGATGTTGCTCGGCATTATCGAGCCCGATGGCGGCACGCGCACTTTGCTCGGCCACACGTCTCCACGCGATGCGAGCGACCGGGTGGGCTATCTGCCCGAAGAACGCGGGCTGTATCCGGCGATGCGCGCGAAGGATGCGGTGGCGTTCATGGGGGCCTTGCGCGGACTCGATCTCAAGACCGGACGCAAGCGCGCCGTCGCCTTGCTCGAGGCGGCGGGGCTCGGCCATGCGGTCGACACCAAGATCCGCAAGCTGTCCAAGGGCATGGCGCAGCTCGTGCAATTGCTCGGCTCGGTCGTGCATCAGCCCGATCTGCTGGTGCTCGACGAGCCGTTTTCGGGGCTCGACCCGGTCAATCAGGAACGATTGGAAGCGCTGATCCTCGCCGAGCGCGATCGCGGCGCGACGGTATTGTTCTCGACGCACGTCATGGCGCACGCCGAACGGCTGTGCGACCGGCTCGCGATCATCGCGGGCGGCAAGCGCCGCTTCGAGGGCACCGTCGCGGATGCGCGCGGCATGTTGCCGATGCGCGCGCATTATGTGCCGGTGCGCGACGACGCCGGCGTCGCGGCGTTCCTGCCCGCCGATGCGCGGCACGACGAGCATGGCTGGAATTTCGAAGTACCCGAAGGCGGGGTCGAACAGGCGCTGAGCCGCTTGATCGGCGCAGGCCACGGCATTGCCGGACTGTCGATCGAGCGCCCCGGCTTGCACGATGCCTTCGTGCGGATCGTCGGCAAGGCTGCCCTGGAGCAAGCGCAATGA
- a CDS encoding retropepsin-like aspartic protease family protein, which translates to MNALPDLGPHGPLYLLVAGVVAVMILARRVPVFGRLLSFAVTAGAIVVVTLLVAERAQFDPMFAKLAERFSLGGQQIVGQEMRVPIASDGHFWVRVKLGHVERRMLVDSGATVTALSSDTAAQAGIEPNANLVPVVMQTANGSVAAQTAVAPELRIGNVVARDLPVVVSPAFGDMNVLGMNFLSRLKSWRVEDGVLILQPHHPQKT; encoded by the coding sequence ATGAACGCGCTCCCCGATCTCGGCCCGCATGGCCCGCTCTATCTGCTAGTGGCGGGCGTCGTTGCAGTGATGATCCTCGCGCGGCGCGTGCCCGTTTTCGGCCGGCTGCTGTCGTTCGCGGTGACGGCGGGGGCGATCGTGGTCGTCACACTGCTCGTCGCCGAACGCGCGCAATTCGATCCGATGTTCGCCAAGCTGGCGGAGCGTTTCTCGCTTGGCGGCCAGCAAATCGTCGGCCAGGAAATGCGCGTGCCGATCGCGTCCGATGGCCATTTTTGGGTGCGCGTGAAACTGGGCCACGTCGAGCGGCGAATGCTCGTCGACAGCGGTGCCACCGTTACCGCCCTCTCGTCCGATACCGCAGCGCAAGCCGGGATCGAACCGAACGCCAACCTGGTTCCGGTGGTGATGCAGACCGCCAACGGATCGGTCGCCGCGCAAACCGCAGTCGCCCCAGAACTGCGCATCGGCAACGTCGTCGCGCGCGACTTGCCTGTGGTCGTGTCCCCGGCGTTCGGCGATATGAACGTGCTCGGGATGAACTTCCTTTCGCGACTTAAATCCTGGCGCGTGGAGGATGGCGTGCTGATCCTCCAGCCGCACCACCCGCAGAAAACCTAA
- a CDS encoding acyl-CoA dehydrogenase family protein: MALDPETFDALIDTVRRFVAERLRPLEGEVEEADAIPADVVQEMRELGLFGLSIAEEYGGLGLTMLEEAKVAIELGRTTPAFRSTFGTNVGIGSQGLVMAGNAEQKAAWLPKIASGEIITSFALTEPDVGSDSGAVKTRAVFDGQSYRLSGTKRYITNADKADLFTVMARTGDDPGARGVSAFLVPRDLVGVSIGEPEKKMGQKGAKVADVNFDDVIVPAENRLGAEGEGFKIAMRVLDRGRLHISAVCVGVAERLLADCVAYATERKQFGKPIAEHQLIQAMIADSKTESLVARALVLETAAAKDAGKDVVMESAAAKYYASEMVGRVADRAVQIFGGAGYIADYGIERLYRDVRLFRIYEGTSQIQQIIIARETIKRGG, from the coding sequence ATGGCCCTAGACCCGGAAACCTTCGACGCGTTGATCGACACGGTGCGCCGCTTCGTCGCCGAACGCCTCCGCCCCCTCGAAGGGGAGGTCGAGGAGGCTGATGCGATTCCGGCCGATGTCGTGCAGGAAATGCGCGAGCTGGGGCTGTTCGGCCTGTCGATCGCGGAGGAATATGGCGGACTTGGCCTGACCATGCTGGAAGAAGCCAAGGTCGCGATCGAGCTTGGGCGGACGACCCCGGCATTTCGATCGACCTTCGGCACCAATGTCGGGATCGGATCGCAGGGTCTCGTCATGGCGGGCAATGCCGAACAGAAAGCGGCGTGGCTCCCGAAAATCGCGAGCGGGGAGATCATCACCAGCTTTGCGCTGACCGAACCCGATGTCGGGTCGGACTCAGGCGCGGTGAAGACGCGCGCGGTGTTCGACGGGCAATCGTACCGGCTCTCCGGCACCAAGCGCTACATCACCAATGCCGACAAGGCCGATCTGTTCACGGTGATGGCGCGGACCGGTGACGATCCCGGCGCGCGCGGCGTTTCCGCTTTCCTCGTCCCGCGCGATCTGGTCGGGGTCAGCATCGGCGAGCCCGAGAAGAAGATGGGGCAAAAGGGCGCCAAGGTCGCCGACGTCAATTTCGACGACGTGATCGTGCCCGCCGAGAACCGGCTCGGCGCCGAGGGCGAAGGCTTCAAGATCGCGATGCGCGTGCTCGATCGCGGGCGGTTGCATATCTCGGCAGTGTGCGTCGGCGTTGCTGAGCGCTTGCTTGCGGACTGCGTGGCCTATGCGACGGAACGCAAGCAATTCGGCAAGCCGATCGCCGAGCATCAATTGATCCAGGCGATGATCGCCGATTCAAAGACCGAATCGCTCGTCGCGCGCGCGCTCGTGCTCGAGACCGCTGCCGCCAAGGATGCCGGCAAGGATGTCGTGATGGAATCGGCGGCGGCGAAATATTATGCGAGCGAGATGGTCGGCCGCGTGGCCGACCGCGCGGTGCAGATTTTCGGCGGCGCGGGCTATATCGCCGATTACGGGATCGAGCGCCTATACCGCGACGTACGGCTATTCCGGATTTACGAAGGCACCAGCCAGATCCAGCAGATCATCATCGCGCGCGAGACGATCAAGCGGGGGGGATGA
- a CDS encoding ABC transporter permease, giving the protein MSRLPRIVRQTLTIARRDFVATVFTPTFLLFLLSPVFTIGFGLVGGMGARSVTEGSNAKTRVVAIVAPAQQAAMRAADVRLRAVFSRVDQPAMLALEAPGPDPKSQARATFASKRAAEATATLYGDLTNPTVLYGGQGRADARYLAALAEATLRTDPAQAEPLSTATLISIARNVPTDSGHKLAASIAVFGIFFLTLLLAGQAVGTMMEERSNKVIEVLAAAIPLEAVFFGKLIGMFGSALLFVAFWATLVSQIGGILPPRYAAMIGEIGPAVGGPMFYLLFFAYFAMAYLLLGAVFLGAGAQASTPRELQMLSLPITVVQVAMFGLALSATGSPDSTRTWFIELFPLSSPYAMAAHAANKPELWPHAAALAWQALWVVIAITIGARAFRRGVLQSGSGKVGWKSLFGRRKAVDMSVS; this is encoded by the coding sequence ATGAGCAGACTTCCCCGTATCGTCCGCCAGACGCTGACCATCGCGCGGCGCGATTTCGTCGCGACGGTGTTCACGCCGACCTTCCTGCTGTTCCTGCTGTCGCCGGTGTTCACAATCGGCTTCGGGCTGGTCGGCGGGATGGGCGCGCGCTCGGTGACCGAAGGGTCGAACGCCAAGACCCGGGTCGTCGCGATAGTCGCGCCGGCGCAGCAAGCCGCGATGCGCGCCGCCGACGTCCGGCTGCGCGCGGTCTTCTCGCGGGTCGATCAGCCGGCGATGCTCGCGCTGGAAGCACCGGGGCCCGACCCGAAATCGCAGGCCCGCGCCACGTTTGCCAGCAAGAGAGCCGCCGAAGCCACCGCGACATTGTATGGCGATTTGACGAATCCGACCGTTCTCTATGGCGGGCAAGGACGCGCAGACGCACGCTATCTCGCCGCGCTGGCCGAGGCGACGCTGCGCACCGATCCGGCGCAAGCCGAACCGCTCAGCACGGCAACGCTGATCTCGATCGCGCGCAACGTGCCGACCGACAGCGGCCATAAGCTGGCTGCATCCATCGCCGTGTTCGGCATCTTTTTCCTCACATTGCTGCTCGCCGGACAAGCGGTGGGTACGATGATGGAGGAGCGCAGCAACAAGGTGATCGAAGTGCTCGCCGCCGCTATCCCATTGGAGGCGGTCTTCTTCGGCAAGCTCATCGGCATGTTCGGCTCGGCGCTGCTGTTCGTCGCCTTCTGGGCGACGTTGGTGAGCCAGATCGGCGGAATCCTGCCGCCGCGCTACGCCGCGATGATCGGCGAGATCGGCCCGGCAGTCGGCGGGCCGATGTTCTATCTGCTGTTCTTCGCCTATTTCGCGATGGCGTATCTGCTGCTCGGCGCGGTGTTCCTGGGCGCGGGCGCGCAAGCCTCGACCCCGCGCGAATTGCAGATGCTGTCGCTGCCCATCACGGTCGTGCAGGTCGCGATGTTCGGCCTTGCGCTATCGGCGACGGGGTCGCCCGATTCGACGCGGACGTGGTTCATCGAGCTGTTTCCGCTGAGTTCGCCTTACGCGATGGCGGCGCATGCGGCGAACAAGCCCGAATTGTGGCCGCACGCCGCCGCGCTTGCCTGGCAAGCGCTGTGGGTGGTGATCGCCATCACGATCGGCGCGCGCGCGTTCCGACGCGGGGTGTTGCAATCGGGCAGCGGCAAGGTCGGCTGGAAGAGCCTTTTCGGGCGACGAAAGGCTGTTGACATGAGTGTCAGTTAG
- a CDS encoding CHAP domain-containing protein: MTIRTLAARFALVVSCALMTATPAMAQFWQCAPYARTISGIEIRGNANTWWGQAAGRYARGHAPKVGAVLAFAATSRMRLGHVAMVSDVVSDREVLLTHANWSRRGGVERDVRAIDISENGDWSLVKVWYGPQGGLGTSAYPTKGFIYADRAPAHETGDDAIERGAMAPVVMAALDLGDVRF; encoded by the coding sequence ATGACAATCCGTACTTTGGCAGCGCGATTCGCGCTGGTGGTTTCCTGCGCGCTGATGACAGCGACCCCCGCCATGGCACAGTTCTGGCAGTGCGCGCCCTATGCACGGACGATTTCGGGCATTGAGATTCGCGGCAATGCCAACACCTGGTGGGGCCAGGCCGCCGGTCGCTACGCGCGCGGCCACGCGCCGAAGGTCGGCGCCGTGCTCGCCTTCGCGGCGACCAGCCGGATGCGCCTCGGTCATGTCGCGATGGTCAGCGACGTAGTGAGCGACCGTGAAGTCCTGCTCACCCACGCCAATTGGTCGCGTCGCGGTGGCGTCGAGCGTGACGTGCGCGCGATCGACATTTCGGAAAATGGCGACTGGAGCCTGGTCAAGGTCTGGTACGGCCCGCAAGGCGGCCTCGGCACCTCGGCGTATCCGACCAAGGGCTTCATCTACGCCGACCGCGCTCCGGCGCATGAAACCGGCGATGACGCGATTGAGCGCGGCGCGATGGCACCAGTGGTCATGGCAGCGCTCGATCTGGGCGACGTGCGCTTCTGA
- a CDS encoding SDR family NAD(P)-dependent oxidoreductase, with product MRFAGKRAVVTGGASGIGRATALRLAREGAEVWIGDIDVDGGQALAETSNGRIHFHCTDVMEVADIAALMQAVDDAGGIDVLFNNAGAGGAREKIDAISPEDWDRTQNLLLRSVAMGIRYAAPLMIARGKGGAIVNTASIAALQTGAAPTAYSVAKAGVLHLTTMAAADLSQHNIRVNAVCPGFITTNIFTSALGISGDKRDAANGMIGQVAAQAQPLQRAGLPEDIAAAVAYLASEDASFVTGTHIVVDGGMTIGPRHSWDANAPTMFAALEAFAQ from the coding sequence ATGCGGTTTGCGGGCAAGCGCGCCGTCGTCACCGGCGGCGCTTCGGGAATCGGGCGCGCGACAGCGCTGAGGCTGGCACGCGAGGGTGCCGAAGTGTGGATCGGCGATATCGATGTGGATGGTGGGCAGGCGCTCGCCGAAACGTCGAACGGGCGGATCCATTTCCACTGCACCGACGTGATGGAGGTGGCCGATATCGCCGCGCTGATGCAGGCGGTCGACGATGCCGGCGGGATCGACGTGCTGTTCAACAATGCGGGCGCCGGCGGCGCGCGCGAGAAGATCGACGCGATCAGCCCCGAAGATTGGGACCGCACGCAGAACCTCCTGCTGCGATCGGTCGCGATGGGCATCCGCTACGCCGCGCCATTGATGATTGCGCGGGGCAAGGGCGGGGCGATCGTCAACACCGCCTCGATCGCCGCGCTGCAGACCGGGGCCGCGCCGACCGCCTATTCGGTCGCCAAGGCGGGCGTGTTGCACCTCACCACGATGGCGGCGGCGGACCTGTCGCAGCACAATATCCGCGTCAATGCGGTGTGCCCGGGCTTCATCACCACCAACATCTTCACCTCGGCGCTCGGCATTTCCGGTGACAAGCGCGATGCCGCCAACGGCATGATCGGGCAGGTCGCTGCGCAGGCGCAACCGCTGCAACGCGCCGGTTTGCCTGAGGATATCGCCGCTGCCGTCGCCTATCTGGCAAGCGAGGATGCGAGCTTCGTTACGGGCACGCACATCGTGGTCGATGGCGGCATGACGATCGGCCCGCGGCACAGTTGGGATGCGAATGCCCCGACGATGTTCGCGGCGCTGGAGGCGTTCGCGCAATGA
- a CDS encoding MFS transporter produces the protein MSGAAPLAIPAARKLGAQSRFSFGIGSIAYGVKDNGFATFLLLYYNQVVGLPASQVGLAIMAALVVEAFVDPMVGYLSDHTRGHWGRRHPWMYASAIPVALGWILLWNPPQWSHEATLVYVFGSALLVRIALSAFEIPSSALGPELSSDYDERTKLFSYRYLFGWGGGLAMLALAYGVFLVPDATHPVGTLNADGYSHMAYFAAAVMAGAILLSSLGLHHEIKYLPKIAKSTETFAQHFRDFRLTVSNRGFLILMAAGVFAYTAQGVSFALSLYMYQFVWQFDRGDYNWLSLALMIGALGAFFLAPGLTKGGNKPRIAMIASFASASLLVLPYVLRFLGAFPEIGSPLLLPLLLTIFAANTACGVSAFILGAAMLSDVVEDSEQRTGKRSEGVFFAGGFFVQKLVGGLGIFMASVILAFAAFPQGAKPGLVPIATIDRLTLVFIVLELTLYGLAGLFYARFPFGRAEHEARLVRASVIPPA, from the coding sequence ATGAGCGGCGCGGCACCGCTCGCGATTCCCGCCGCGCGCAAGCTCGGCGCGCAAAGCCGCTTTTCCTTCGGGATCGGCTCGATCGCGTACGGGGTGAAGGATAACGGCTTCGCCACGTTCCTGCTGCTGTATTACAATCAAGTCGTTGGCTTGCCCGCCAGCCAGGTCGGCCTTGCGATCATGGCGGCGCTGGTGGTTGAGGCGTTCGTCGATCCGATGGTCGGTTATCTGTCGGACCATACCCGCGGGCATTGGGGGCGGCGGCATCCGTGGATGTATGCCTCGGCCATTCCCGTCGCGCTCGGCTGGATCCTGCTGTGGAACCCGCCGCAATGGTCGCATGAGGCGACATTGGTCTATGTCTTCGGCAGCGCGCTGCTCGTGCGGATCGCATTGTCGGCGTTCGAAATCCCCTCCTCCGCGCTCGGCCCCGAACTCAGCTCGGATTATGACGAGCGCACCAAGCTTTTTTCCTATCGTTATCTGTTCGGCTGGGGCGGGGGCCTCGCGATGCTCGCGCTGGCATACGGTGTGTTCCTCGTGCCCGATGCGACGCATCCCGTCGGCACGCTCAACGCTGATGGCTATTCGCACATGGCCTATTTTGCGGCGGCGGTGATGGCGGGCGCGATCCTGCTGTCCTCGCTCGGGCTTCATCATGAAATCAAATATCTGCCCAAGATCGCGAAATCGACCGAGACCTTTGCCCAGCATTTCCGCGACTTTCGCCTGACCGTCTCCAATCGCGGATTCCTCATCCTGATGGCGGCGGGCGTGTTCGCCTACACCGCGCAGGGCGTATCCTTCGCGCTTTCGCTGTATATGTATCAGTTCGTCTGGCAGTTCGATCGCGGTGATTACAATTGGCTGTCGCTTGCGCTGATGATCGGCGCGCTCGGGGCGTTTTTCCTCGCGCCCGGCCTGACCAAGGGCGGGAACAAGCCGCGGATCGCAATGATCGCGTCCTTTGCAAGCGCGTCGCTGCTGGTGCTGCCCTATGTCCTGCGCTTCCTCGGCGCATTTCCCGAAATCGGGTCGCCGCTGCTGCTGCCGCTGCTCCTGACGATCTTCGCGGCGAACACCGCATGCGGCGTATCGGCCTTCATCCTGGGCGCGGCGATGCTGTCGGACGTGGTCGAGGATTCCGAGCAGCGCACCGGCAAGCGATCCGAGGGTGTGTTCTTTGCAGGCGGCTTCTTCGTGCAGAAACTGGTCGGCGGACTTGGCATCTTCATGGCGAGCGTGATCCTGGCGTTCGCGGCCTTCCCGCAAGGTGCCAAGCCCGGTCTCGTGCCGATCGCGACGATCGACCGGCTGACGCTGGTCTTCATCGTGCTGGAACTGACGCTCTACGGTCTCGCCGGCCTGTTCTACGCGCGCTTCCCGTTCGGCCGGGCCGAACACGAAGCGCGGCTGGTGCGTGCGTCGGTTATCCCGCCGGCCTGA